GCATGGATGTCAAAGCGATGGTCGCTGCATCGGCTGAAACCGGTCTGACGATCGACGGAACCGTGGGTGGTTATCACTGGGGCACAACGCACACCAGTCCCGAGGCAGCGACTCGCAAGAAGGCTCAGCTGTTGCTCGAAGAATCACTTCAACAGACTGCAGACTTGGGCGCCAACACGTTTCTGATCGTCCCCGGACACGGCAAAGACGGCACGGCCGAAGAAGTTCGCCAACGAGCCTTCGAAGCCCTCGATCGCGCCGTTCCTCTGGCTGAGAAACTTGGCGTGAAGATCCTGATCGAGAACGTTTGGAATCAGTTTCTTTACGACCACGGCGGAGACGAGAACCAATCGGCTCAGCCGCTGGCCGACTTTGTCGACTCGTTCGATACACCTTGGATCGGTGTCCAATTCGATCTGGGCAACCACTGGAAGTACGGTGACGTGGCCGAGTGGGTGACGACGCTGGGCCATCGCATCGGCAAACTGGACATCAAAGGTTTCTCTCGCGAGAAGGGTCGCTTCACCGACGTCACCGAAGGCGACATCGATTGGGCCAGCGTCCGAAAGGCCCTTGCCGGAATCAAGTTCCAAGGCTGGGTCGCCGCAGAAGTCGGCGGTGGAGATGCCGAGCGTCTGAAGAAGATTCACGGACAAATTGAATCCGCGTTGCACTGCACCAAATCGCTGTCGCAAATCGAGGCGGAATCTGCGTGACAGAGTCGCAACCTTTGGAATCGAACGACCAAGACTCTGAACGATCTTCCGCGGGGGTAACCTCCGCGGAAACAGAACACGTCAGCGTGATGCCAAACGAGATCGTTCAATGGGTTCGGGAAATCAATCCCACCACGATCATCGATGGCACCTACGGTGGCGGCGGACACACCCGCTTGCTAGCCGAGGTGCTGACTGACACGGGTTCCGCTTCCGGCACACCACGCGTGATCGCAATCGATCGCGATCCGGCGGTCGTCCGTCGTGACGAGCAAAAACCTTGGATCCAAGACGATCCACGAATCGAGTTATTCCTCGGCAGCTATGAGAACTCGCCCAAGGCACTCGACGCGTTGGACCTGACGCATGCCGATGCCTTGGTGCTGGACCTGGGTTTGTCCAGCGATCAACTTGCCGACCGAAATCGAGGGTTCACCTTCACAATCGAAGACGCGGAACTGGACCTCCGTTTTGATCCGGAAAATGGAGTCCCGGCATACCGTTGGCTTCAACAGCACAGCGAAAAGGAAATCGCCGACGCGATCTATCAATTCGGCGAAGAGCGATTCAGTCGCCGCATCGCGAAACAAATCTTCTTGCGAGCCCGAGAACGCAACCCGGTCACCAAAGTGGGCGAGCTGGTGGAGATCTGCCGCCGCTGTGTGCCTCGTTCTCGCAACCATGACATCCATCCAGCCACTCGAACCTTTCAAGCGTTGCGGATCGCGGTCAACGATGAACTCGGTGGTCTCACGCGAACCCTGCAATCGGCTCCCGACTGGATCGCACCCGGTGGACGAGCCGTGATCATCAGCTTTCATTCGCTCGAGGACCGGATTGTCAAAAACGCTTTTCGAGATGACGAGCGTTGGGAGATTTTGACGAAGAAGCCGCTGCGTCCTACCGATGAAGAAGTCCAAGCAAACCCACGCAGCCGCAGTGCGAAACTCCGCGTCGCCAAACGAGTTGAGTGACGCGAGGCGTTCAGACGCGTCCGGTTTAGAGCAGCGTGTTGAAGTCGGCGGATGGGATCTCCATCGAGCGGAGTCGATGGGCGACGGTCAACCTGTAACACGTTGGTCTCCAACGTGAGTGCCGCGTGTCTCGGTGGGGACCACCGAGCTACAAACTTCCTCGGGAAATGAGCCAGCCTTCCGGTGGAGGTGGCAGGTCAAAGGCTTCGTGGTAGTCACGCTGACGCAGCTCAATCCAAACCAGGGTCTCTTCGGCCAGAGATTGGTTCACTGGTGAGAATGCCGATCGACGAACCGCCTCGGCAATCCGTTCCCTGGCGGCTGAAAAATCTTGTCGCGCGGCGGCCGCGATCGACGCATTGATCAGCGCTGCCGGATTGCGAGGTTGAGACTCCAGGACGCCGTTCCACACTTGCTCCGCCATCGGCCAATTGCCCGATCGAGCCAGCTTGTTGCCGCGTCGAACCGCTCGGCTGCCGGGCAACATTCGCGGCGAAGCCAATGTGACTTGTTGGCGATCGACGCTGGCGGCAAGCAATCGTTTCGTTTCCAGCACGGCCGCTTGTCGGGTTCGTTCCGCCACATCGGGAACGTTCATCAATTGTGGGTAGCGTTGTTCGATCAGGGCTTCGTCGATTGAAACCGGCATCCCTGCGGATGATGCATCGGGCTGCAGACCAGTCAATCGCCATGACAAACTGATTTTGTCGTCGCGGTCCTCGTGCCCCGTCGCCTGCAGGATTTCACCGTGCAAGAGGTAACGCAAACCTTCCCGGCGTGCGGCTGCACTGACAGCCACATCGTTCGGTTCTTCTTCGAAGCCTGAAACAAGCCGAATGGACGATTCACTCTCCAATCGCTCCGCGGCAATCAATCGCCAACGCGTGGGTTGGTTCTGCAGCAAAGATTTTTCGATCGGGTCGGCCCACTCATCAGGCCCGGAAATGCCCATGAAAGCCACTCCAGCGGGCTCGACTGCCAACTCCGGTGGACGCCAGACGTGAACTGGAGCCGTCGTTTTACAACCAAGCAGAAGGATCCAGCACGCGCACACCCCCATCCACGCACCCCGAGACACCCAAGGTGAGGGCCAACGTCGCTCGATGGGAATCGCCGAGCCTAGCATGCAGAAAATGAGCTTCCTCACGAACAAGAACCGGATCCCAATAGAAAGGGGCCCGAAGCGGACGGTAGCCAAACAGAACCGTCCGCGGCAAGTTATCTTGTGTGAACTAGACTTAGAAATCGTTCGTGAAACTCGTTCTCGCCCCGCGTTGATTTTTGTATGGCTTCGTTGTTCGTCATTCGAGGACGTGACCAAGGAAAACACTTCCAACTCGCGCCCACGGTCACGCGATTGGGACGTGAATCCAGCAACAACGTGCAGTTGCTCGACAACGAAGCCTCGAGAAGTCACGCCGAAATTCGCGGCGATGGGACCGGACGCCGGTATGAGCTGGTCGATTTAGGCAGCAGCAACGGCACGCTGGTCAACAATCGAAAGATCACGCGACACGTCCTGACCAGTGGTGACCGAGTCGAGATTGGATCGACGCTGTTGATCTTCACTGGCACCGGCAACGTTTCGGCTCTCGATGCAGCTCACGGCGTCGACATCGTGCGACAGGTCCGCGGCGGTGACGCCAGCAACATTGTTTCGTCGCTGTCTCGCGAAGGGGTCGTCTCGCCGTACTCACCGAGTGACTCATCCTCTACCGGCACCTCATCGGCAAAGAAGTCGTCTTCGCCAGCGGTGTTGCCGCCGCCAATTCCACCGCCCATCGAAAATGGTTCGGCACCACCTCGCGAGGAAGACAAAGCGTCGTCGGTGGTCACTGCAGAACGAACCGGCCAATTCCACGGCCCGCCCGTTATTGGCCGACTCGATGCCGACCGTTCACTTGAAGTCATGTACCTGACCGCGATTGCCGTTGGGCGGACCGATGACTTGGACGAGGTGCTCGACCGTGTTCTGAGATTGGTTTTTGATTGGGTCGAGGCCGATCGCGGATGCATCATGCTTCGTGACCCCGAGTCCAAACGGCTGACTCCCGCGGCCAGGTGTGACCGCGATTCAGCGACCGATGGAACCAAACCCAACCGATCAGCCAAAACGCAAGACCGCATCCAAATCAGCCATACGATTTTGGATTACGTGCTGCAACACAAACAAGGCGTTCGCACCAACGACGCACTCGACGACGAACGATTCGATTCCGCTGCATCAATTGTTCAAGGCGGAGTTCGCGAAGCCCTTTGCGTTCCGTTGCAAGGTCGATATGAAATCGTGGGCATGCTCTATGTCGACACCTACACCACGCCGGGCGAGCTTGTTCGCAAGGGCGGGGCAACGCGATTCCACGACGAACACCTGCGGTTGATCACCGCCGTGGGACACCAAGCCGCGCTCGCGATTGAAGACACGTTCTATTACTCGGCGCTTCTGCAAGGCGAACGCTTGGCTGCGATGGGTCAAACAATCGCGACGCTGTCACACCACATCAAAAACATCCTGCAAGGGGTTCGTGGTGGCAGCTATTTGATCGAATCGGGTTTACAGAAGGACGACACCGAAGCCATCCGCCGAGGATGGTCGATCGTCGATCGCAATCAAGAACGAATCAGCAACCTCGTGCTCGACATGCTGACGTTCTCGAAAGAACGCGAACCGGAAATGCACGAAGGCAACCTCAACGAGGTCGTCCACGACGTGGTCGAGCTCATGCAGAGCAGGGCGGGGCAGGGCGAAATCGAATTGACCGCCGACCTGGAAGAGACGCTACCGATCGCGAAGTTTGACGGCGAAGCGATTCACCGAGCCGTGTTGAACCTGGTCACCAATGCCATCGATGCAGCGACCAAGACAGTGGTCGTGAAAACGTTCTACGATGCCGCTCAAGGCTGGATCGTCGATGTGGAAGACGACGGTGAAGGCGTCCCCGAAGAAGACCGCGAACAAATCTTCTCGCTGTTTGAATCCAAGAAAGGTGCTCGCGGAACCGGGTTGGGCCTGCCCGTCAGCGCCAAAATCCTTCGTGAACACGGTGGCTCGCTGACCGTCGAAGACTCACCCAGTGGCGGAGCTCGTTTTCGAATGATCCTGCCCGCCACCGGAACTGACATCAGCGAACTGTCTCGCAGCGAAACCCAGGCGTAGAACAGTGCGAAAGAACGTGGCCCCGGGACAATCGCTTTACTCTGATTAGGCGACGATTTATGAGTGAGACATTGTGGCCAGGGTGAGATGCCGTCACTTGAACTCCAATGATTCGAAGAACTCGGAAGGCTTGTCCAGCTCACTCTCGTTGGATCTTGGTTCGCGTTGGCCGCCGACGAGGTCACGGATCTCGGAATAGGGCGAGTACATTGCAACGATGAGATTTCCGTTGTGCACGAAGATCTCGCAATCGGAGCCCTCGATTCCGCCCACGCCTGATTGCATCGTTCCCGCCATCCCGTTCACGCCCGATCGAGTGACCGGGTATTGATTGGACAAACGGATCAGCATGTCCCGCAACAACTCCTCAATGGGAATGTTTTGTCGAATGACCGAGGGCAACTTCGCCACCACCAATGAATACTGAGACCCGGTTTCTTTCCGCCGGCCCGTCAGCTCATGAACCGTTGTGCCGGGGAACTGTTGCGACTTGTCTCGCCGATCTTCGCCCGCCGGCATGTTGATCGTGTATCCCTTGTACTTCACCGACGTCCAACCACTGTGCCGCGAACCCAAGTATCCGATCGCGAAAATCCCTCCCGCACACATCAGGATGCTCAGCACCCCGACACCGGCGATCGTGCTGATGATTTTCAGAGCAGCGTTTGAACCACCGCCACGCTTCTTCGCGGCCTTGGGTGGCTGGTAAACGGTGACGGGTCCCGCGGGTCGGAAAACCGAACTTGGTGGCGAAGCGTTCGATGCACCCGAACTGGGCAAGCTATCGAACAGGTTTTCTTCGGGCACACTGACGGTCGCAGGAGCCCGGACGGCCAGCATCCGTTCGCACTTCGGGCACTTTACTTTTCCCGCACCCATGGTCGCGGGAAGCTGCAATGTGGTGCTGCATTGAGGGCATACAATTCGACGTCCGGTCATCGAAACTCCCACGCGGTCCATCACAGAAAACGTGATGCACGGTCAGTTTGGCTCTGACGCCAGTTTAACCCAGCGCGGCGGCGAGTGCTTCTCGAACGACGGGGAGAACTCGGCCCTGGACATCATCGAGCGTCCCTTCCAAGAAGGCTCCCGCGGCGGCCTTGTGACCTCCGCCGCCGAACTGCCGAGCGACCTCGTTGCAATCCATCCCGCAGCGACTGCGGAAGCTCAGCTTGAACCCGCCGCGAACTTGGCCGACGAAAATCACCGCGGCTTGGGTGCCGCGAATGGCGAGGGTCAAATTAATTGCATCTTCCGTATCGTTCGGCTGTGCACCGCACAACTCGAAGTCTTCTTTTTTGACGGAGGTGTAAACCAACGTGCCGTCCATTTCGGTGGTTGTTCGGGACAGAATCAAACCGCGAAGTTTTAACCGCCCGAGCGTGTCACGTTCATACAAGTCGCCATACACCTCGCTGGGGACAACGCCCGCATCCATCAAACGCCCGATCGTTCGGTACGTGTCCGAGGTAACGCTTGGGAACCGGAACCATCCGGTGTCGGTTGCGATCGCAGCAAACAACGGAGTGGCCATCGTTCGGGTCAGCGGTACGTTGAGCGCATCCGCGGCTTGAACGACCAAATGTCCCGTCGCTTCGGACTGGTAGTCCTTGTACATCCGAGCATC
The nucleotide sequence above comes from Rhodopirellula bahusiensis. Encoded proteins:
- a CDS encoding tetratricopeptide repeat protein, giving the protein MGISGPDEWADPIEKSLLQNQPTRWRLIAAERLESESSIRLVSGFEEEPNDVAVSAAARREGLRYLLHGEILQATGHEDRDDKISLSWRLTGLQPDASSAGMPVSIDEALIEQRYPQLMNVPDVAERTRQAAVLETKRLLAASVDRQQVTLASPRMLPGSRAVRRGNKLARSGNWPMAEQVWNGVLESQPRNPAALINASIAAAARQDFSAARERIAEAVRRSAFSPVNQSLAEETLVWIELRQRDYHEAFDLPPPPEGWLISRGSL
- a CDS encoding DHH family phosphoesterase encodes the protein MGVNWKAFVDQIQHYQSFVLVSHIRPDCDALGSELGMAEVLRAIGKDVRIINAHRTPAALSFLDPAGNIEVLGDSVEAEDVKADCIMILDTSAWAQLGDMGDVIRASRADKMVLDHHVGEDELDARMYKDYQSEATGHLVVQAADALNVPLTRTMATPLFAAIATDTGWFRFPSVTSDTYRTIGRLMDAGVVPSEVYGDLYERDTLGRLKLRGLILSRTTTEMDGTLVYTSVKKEDFELCGAQPNDTEDAINLTLAIRGTQAAVIFVGQVRGGFKLSFRSRCGMDCNEVARQFGGGGHKAAAGAFLEGTLDDVQGRVLPVVREALAAALG
- the rsmH gene encoding 16S rRNA (cytosine(1402)-N(4))-methyltransferase RsmH, which produces MTESQPLESNDQDSERSSAGVTSAETEHVSVMPNEIVQWVREINPTTIIDGTYGGGGHTRLLAEVLTDTGSASGTPRVIAIDRDPAVVRRDEQKPWIQDDPRIELFLGSYENSPKALDALDLTHADALVLDLGLSSDQLADRNRGFTFTIEDAELDLRFDPENGVPAYRWLQQHSEKEIADAIYQFGEERFSRRIAKQIFLRARERNPVTKVGELVEICRRCVPRSRNHDIHPATRTFQALRIAVNDELGGLTRTLQSAPDWIAPGGRAVIISFHSLEDRIVKNAFRDDERWEILTKKPLRPTDEEVQANPRSRSAKLRVAKRVE
- a CDS encoding zinc ribbon domain-containing protein codes for the protein MTGRRIVCPQCSTTLQLPATMGAGKVKCPKCERMLAVRAPATVSVPEENLFDSLPSSGASNASPPSSVFRPAGPVTVYQPPKAAKKRGGGSNAALKIISTIAGVGVLSILMCAGGIFAIGYLGSRHSGWTSVKYKGYTINMPAGEDRRDKSQQFPGTTVHELTGRRKETGSQYSLVVAKLPSVIRQNIPIEELLRDMLIRLSNQYPVTRSGVNGMAGTMQSGVGGIEGSDCEIFVHNGNLIVAMYSPYSEIRDLVGGQREPRSNESELDKPSEFFESLEFK
- a CDS encoding ATP-binding protein, translated to MASLFVIRGRDQGKHFQLAPTVTRLGRESSNNVQLLDNEASRSHAEIRGDGTGRRYELVDLGSSNGTLVNNRKITRHVLTSGDRVEIGSTLLIFTGTGNVSALDAAHGVDIVRQVRGGDASNIVSSLSREGVVSPYSPSDSSSTGTSSAKKSSSPAVLPPPIPPPIENGSAPPREEDKASSVVTAERTGQFHGPPVIGRLDADRSLEVMYLTAIAVGRTDDLDEVLDRVLRLVFDWVEADRGCIMLRDPESKRLTPAARCDRDSATDGTKPNRSAKTQDRIQISHTILDYVLQHKQGVRTNDALDDERFDSAASIVQGGVREALCVPLQGRYEIVGMLYVDTYTTPGELVRKGGATRFHDEHLRLITAVGHQAALAIEDTFYYSALLQGERLAAMGQTIATLSHHIKNILQGVRGGSYLIESGLQKDDTEAIRRGWSIVDRNQERISNLVLDMLTFSKEREPEMHEGNLNEVVHDVVELMQSRAGQGEIELTADLEETLPIAKFDGEAIHRAVLNLVTNAIDAATKTVVVKTFYDAAQGWIVDVEDDGEGVPEEDREQIFSLFESKKGARGTGLGLPVSAKILREHGGSLTVEDSPSGGARFRMILPATGTDISELSRSETQA
- a CDS encoding sugar phosphate isomerase/epimerase family protein — encoded protein: MRPDQPARSISNRRQFLRRLGTTSAVGYAAYLAHQISPSPLSNHANGLPGQGRALWAAEANETTTSTGYLKQSLKAGMIRVKKSDAANPWIERFRLAKEVGFEGVEPNTSPGMDVKAMVAASAETGLTIDGTVGGYHWGTTHTSPEAATRKKAQLLLEESLQQTADLGANTFLIVPGHGKDGTAEEVRQRAFEALDRAVPLAEKLGVKILIENVWNQFLYDHGGDENQSAQPLADFVDSFDTPWIGVQFDLGNHWKYGDVAEWVTTLGHRIGKLDIKGFSREKGRFTDVTEGDIDWASVRKALAGIKFQGWVAAEVGGGDAERLKKIHGQIESALHCTKSLSQIEAESA